A single Pedobacter sp. PACM 27299 DNA region contains:
- a CDS encoding DUF4134 domain-containing protein — protein MNSSKLTCHKKAFGKALLFALVICCCHLLFSLNLFAQDGEAGIREATNKVKGYFDTGCDLMYAIGAVIGIIGAVKVFNKWNAGEPDTNKVAAAWFGSCIFLVVVATVLKSFFGI, from the coding sequence ATGAATTCATCTAAACTTACTTGCCACAAAAAGGCTTTTGGCAAAGCTTTACTTTTCGCTTTAGTAATTTGCTGTTGCCATCTTTTGTTTTCCTTAAATCTATTCGCTCAGGATGGAGAGGCTGGGATACGGGAAGCGACCAATAAAGTTAAAGGGTATTTTGATACAGGTTGCGACCTGATGTATGCCATTGGTGCAGTCATCGGTATCATCGGGGCGGTGAAAGTATTCAATAAGTGGAATGCTGGAGAGCCGGATACAAATAAGGTGGCTGCGGCCTGGTTTGGCAGTTGTATATTCTTGGTTGTGGTAGCTACTGTGTTGAAGTCCTTTTTTGGAATATAG
- a CDS encoding RagB/SusD family nutrient uptake outer membrane protein, whose product MNLKLIIHQTLIGITILIFFSCSKLTDVESPKNQLTTDKVFADTNGVKAALFNIYVKLENLQDPVCNQFLSIYADESVSLNNQNWNQSRISAYDGFNQNNWTYLYSVIYQCNMILEQTTISSQLTGEFKTKIQGEARFLRAYTYFFLVNLYGKVPLLLTTSLDENRKAPQQDSGVIYTQVINDLVQAREQLPASYQGTGKFRANKACATALLARVYLYQSNWTMAESLANELINSNIYTPLESPVNVFKANSKESILQLSTQKGYVTAIEGIIPSNSTEIPGLFFTDNFYNSFETGDLRKINWTKANTVTNSNSTIVYGYPYKYQNTTVNISNPENLIVLRIAEQYLIRAEARARQNKISGQNSAKDDINILRKRAGLSEINPIRLDETLRAIYMERRHEMFFENGDRFLDLKRTGNLQHIMTSLKPTWISSGALLPIPIKEITYNANLIQNDGY is encoded by the coding sequence ATGAACCTTAAACTTATCATCCATCAAACCCTAATCGGCATCACCATATTGATTTTTTTTTCCTGTTCAAAGCTAACCGATGTGGAATCCCCTAAAAACCAGCTGACCACAGATAAAGTCTTTGCTGACACGAATGGTGTAAAGGCCGCTTTATTTAACATTTATGTAAAACTTGAAAATCTTCAAGATCCAGTCTGCAACCAGTTCCTGTCTATTTATGCTGATGAATCTGTAAGTCTAAACAACCAGAATTGGAACCAAAGCAGGATTTCGGCATACGATGGATTTAATCAGAACAACTGGACATACTTATACTCTGTCATTTATCAATGTAATATGATTCTGGAACAAACCACAATCAGCTCTCAACTTACTGGGGAATTCAAAACTAAAATACAAGGTGAAGCCCGGTTTTTAAGAGCTTATACTTACTTTTTTCTGGTCAATTTGTACGGGAAAGTTCCATTGCTATTAACAACGTCTTTAGATGAGAACAGAAAAGCACCTCAGCAAGACTCTGGTGTCATTTATACCCAAGTTATTAATGACTTAGTTCAAGCCAGAGAACAACTTCCTGCAAGCTATCAGGGCACAGGAAAATTCAGAGCAAACAAGGCTTGTGCCACAGCACTTCTTGCCAGGGTATATCTATATCAGAGCAATTGGACGATGGCTGAAAGCCTTGCGAACGAGTTAATTAATAGTAACATTTACACCCCGCTTGAAAGTCCTGTAAATGTATTCAAGGCAAATAGTAAAGAAAGTATATTGCAACTATCTACCCAAAAGGGTTATGTCACAGCTATTGAGGGGATAATCCCGTCTAATTCAACCGAAATACCCGGCCTATTTTTTACTGATAATTTTTATAATTCTTTTGAAACTGGAGATTTAAGAAAAATCAACTGGACAAAGGCAAATACAGTCACAAATAGCAACTCGACCATTGTATACGGCTATCCCTATAAATATCAAAACACCACCGTAAATATCAGCAATCCAGAAAATCTAATCGTTCTCCGTATTGCTGAACAATATCTCATACGGGCAGAAGCAAGAGCCCGGCAAAATAAAATCAGTGGTCAAAATAGTGCTAAAGATGATATTAACATCCTAAGGAAACGAGCCGGACTTTCAGAAATCAACCCAATCAGATTAGATGAGACCCTACGGGCAATCTATATGGAACGCAGACATGAAATGTTCTTTGAAAACGGAGATCGATTTTTAGACCTAAAACGCACCGGAAATTTACAGCATATAATGACATCCCTAAAACCTACATGGATAAGCTCCGGTGCTCTATTG
- a CDS encoding TraG family conjugative transposon ATPase → MVEASNILPLSKVEKGCIVSMQGDITIGYRLGLPEIFTLSDQEYEVYHQSWVKAIKLLPQYSIFHKQDWFTKGSFKANFNNSGTGFLSRSSERFFNERECLDHSCYLFLTKKPHGRKLSSSVYSNVLRKSIVPAQTINPILLKDFLDSAGQLERILIDSGFVSLARLSDDELAGTANKAGIIEKYCFLLGDDQRSMLTDIQLKQGIRVGEKSCELYTLAEATALPPLCGSRMNYEQYSTDRTKFSIGFASPLGSLLNCNHILNQYVFIEDSEKTITRLEAKKLRLQSLSGYSRENAVSRDAVNDFLNEAVIHGRLPVKAHFNVLAWSESKTEVEKLKNKVGSAMAQMSAVCKQETDGAAQIWFSGLPGNQADFPMNDTFDTFLEQATCFFNLESSYRSSVSPFGIRLGDRLTGRPVHVDISDEPWEKGWITNRSKFICGPSGSGKSFLTNHLIRSYYEQGTDVVIVDIGHSYKGLCDLVGGYYFTYTESDPIKFNPFYLPDGDVLDTEKKESIKTLLLALWKKDDEPYRRSEYVAISMALTLYFEHLDQQPDVFPCFNSFYDFLKSEYLVVLENGRVKEQDFDIGNFLYVLNPYYRGGEFDYLLNARANLDLLHRRFIVFEIDVLKDHPILFPVVTLIIMELVISKMRKLKGIRKILLLEEVWKSIAKPGMAEHIKYLFKTMRKFFGEPIVVTQEIDDIISSPIVKNAIINNSDCKILLDQSKYQNKFDQIQELLGLTEKDKSLILSMNKANDPNRKYKEVFISLGGHSKVYRTEVSLEEYLAYTTEEREKVRVQAYANKYGSIQKGISALAEEIRSKEPKTGSSS, encoded by the coding sequence ATGGTAGAGGCTTCGAATATATTGCCTCTTTCTAAGGTAGAAAAGGGCTGCATCGTTTCTATGCAAGGAGATATCACGATTGGTTATCGGCTAGGACTTCCAGAGATTTTTACACTTTCAGATCAGGAATATGAGGTTTATCACCAAAGCTGGGTAAAGGCCATTAAACTGCTACCACAGTATAGTATTTTTCATAAGCAGGATTGGTTTACCAAGGGAAGTTTTAAAGCGAATTTCAACAATTCTGGGACAGGTTTTCTCTCGCGGTCCAGTGAACGGTTTTTTAATGAAAGGGAATGTCTGGACCATAGCTGTTACCTCTTTTTAACCAAGAAACCTCATGGGCGCAAACTTTCTTCTTCGGTGTATAGCAATGTGCTGCGTAAATCTATTGTTCCTGCTCAGACCATTAATCCGATATTGTTGAAGGATTTTCTAGACAGTGCTGGCCAACTGGAACGTATTCTTATCGACAGTGGTTTTGTATCCTTGGCTCGCTTAAGCGATGACGAGTTAGCTGGAACGGCGAATAAGGCTGGAATCATCGAAAAATATTGCTTTTTACTCGGAGATGATCAGCGGAGTATGCTTACCGATATTCAGTTGAAGCAAGGGATTCGGGTCGGTGAAAAAAGCTGCGAATTGTACACCTTGGCTGAGGCAACAGCATTGCCACCACTTTGTGGAAGCCGAATGAATTATGAGCAGTATAGTACCGATAGAACAAAATTCAGTATTGGCTTTGCGAGTCCTTTAGGAAGTCTTTTGAACTGTAACCATATTTTGAATCAATATGTATTTATTGAGGATAGCGAGAAGACCATCACTCGTTTGGAAGCAAAGAAACTGCGTTTGCAGTCTTTGTCTGGCTATTCCAGGGAAAATGCGGTGAGTAGGGATGCGGTTAATGACTTTTTAAATGAGGCGGTGATTCATGGCAGATTGCCAGTGAAAGCCCATTTCAATGTGTTGGCCTGGTCTGAAAGCAAGACCGAGGTAGAAAAATTGAAAAACAAAGTAGGCTCGGCAATGGCTCAAATGAGCGCGGTTTGTAAGCAGGAGACCGATGGGGCAGCACAAATCTGGTTTTCGGGGCTTCCTGGGAATCAGGCGGACTTTCCGATGAACGACACCTTCGATACGTTTTTGGAACAAGCGACTTGCTTTTTTAATCTGGAAAGCAGTTATCGCAGTAGCGTCAGTCCTTTTGGAATCCGCCTGGGGGATCGTTTAACCGGGAGGCCTGTACATGTAGATATTTCTGATGAGCCCTGGGAAAAAGGCTGGATTACCAATCGGTCTAAGTTTATCTGCGGGCCCAGTGGGTCAGGAAAATCTTTTTTAACCAATCACCTGATTAGGTCATATTACGAGCAGGGAACTGACGTAGTGATCGTGGATATTGGCCATAGCTATAAAGGCCTTTGTGATTTGGTTGGTGGCTATTATTTCACCTATACGGAAAGTGACCCCATTAAATTCAATCCTTTTTATTTGCCTGATGGGGATGTACTGGATACCGAAAAAAAGGAGAGCATCAAAACCTTGTTGCTGGCGCTTTGGAAAAAGGATGATGAACCCTACCGCAGGTCTGAATATGTAGCCATTTCCATGGCTTTGACACTGTATTTTGAGCATTTGGATCAGCAGCCTGACGTCTTTCCTTGTTTCAATAGCTTCTATGATTTTTTGAAGTCGGAATACCTTGTGGTGCTGGAAAATGGTCGGGTGAAGGAGCAAGATTTTGATATCGGGAATTTTCTGTATGTGTTAAATCCTTATTATCGAGGTGGTGAATTTGATTATCTGCTGAATGCGAGGGCGAATTTGGATTTGCTGCACAGGCGGTTCATTGTCTTTGAAATTGATGTGCTGAAGGATCATCCAATTTTATTTCCGGTAGTCACTTTGATTATTATGGAATTAGTCATCAGTAAGATGCGCAAGCTAAAGGGGATTCGGAAGATTTTGCTATTAGAGGAAGTCTGGAAGTCCATTGCCAAGCCAGGGATGGCAGAGCACATTAAGTACCTGTTTAAAACCATGCGCAAGTTTTTTGGGGAACCCATTGTAGTGACCCAGGAGATTGATGACATTATCAGCTCCCCGATTGTAAAAAATGCGATCATCAATAACAGCGATTGTAAGATCCTGCTGGACCAAAGTAAGTATCAAAACAAGTTCGACCAGATTCAGGAGCTCTTGGGGTTGACCGAGAAAGACAAGTCATTGATTCTTTCGATGAACAAAGCCAATGACCCCAATCGCAAGTATAAGGAAGTCTTTATTTCTCTTGGTGGTCACAGCAAGGTATACCGGACCGAAGTTTCCTTGGAGGAATACTTAGCCTATACCACTGAGGAAAGGGAGAAGGTTCGGGTTCAGGCTTATGCCAATAAATATGGAAGCATACAAAAGGGGATTTCTGCCCTAGCGGAAGAAATCAGAAGTAAGGAACCAAAAACGGGCAGCTCATCATAA
- a CDS encoding helix-turn-helix domain-containing protein: MFVRHLVFLLVGNSAMEWKEEVKIKFGEHLLSLLEEHGLKHDCKPSLRQLAIRSDLEYSNVQRISKGQVDLALTTIFSLAKGLDIKPMILLDF, from the coding sequence ATGTTCGTACGTCATTTAGTTTTTCTATTAGTCGGAAATTCCGCAATGGAATGGAAAGAAGAGGTGAAAATTAAATTTGGAGAACACCTATTGAGTTTATTAGAAGAGCACGGTCTTAAGCATGACTGTAAACCATCTTTAAGACAATTGGCCATAAGATCTGATCTTGAGTATAGTAATGTCCAAAGAATATCAAAGGGGCAGGTGGATTTGGCACTTACAACTATTTTTTCATTGGCGAAAGGATTGGATATTAAGCCAATGATACTCTTAGATTTTTAG
- a CDS encoding RteC domain-containing protein, with the protein MEKLIEKMYQQMMDDLKSNEQSQSPGRELFISNLDAVVRHLSGLKHWSLSQEFSPAQEIWFFKTQKPRFYRWKIFYVELIAIDSTSPVAANEELKEYYMSQLRFIERFFRLHEFHYQYYKFKAKELDQFYFIRGASLEGLLSAELPEVDSSFGTSQDYLVSKFMAYELLQQHLVELVQSPESVVSGTGLKSRKGIITRWTGDSCNLIELIYGIHDTAQVNNGEVDLSDLMDVFEQCFQVNLSRYFRRFTEIKRRKSMSKTRFLDQMREAINKRIDDGDAYHPPLRKQDSQQD; encoded by the coding sequence ATGGAAAAATTGATCGAAAAAATGTATCAGCAAATGATGGATGATTTGAAGTCCAATGAGCAATCGCAAAGTCCTGGAAGGGAATTGTTTATTTCTAATCTTGATGCGGTGGTAAGGCACCTTTCCGGTTTAAAACATTGGAGCCTTTCCCAGGAGTTTAGCCCTGCACAGGAGATTTGGTTTTTTAAAACTCAAAAGCCAAGGTTCTACCGCTGGAAAATATTTTATGTTGAGTTGATTGCCATTGATAGTACAAGCCCTGTTGCAGCCAATGAGGAACTGAAGGAATATTATATGAGCCAGCTTCGCTTTATTGAGCGCTTCTTTCGTTTGCATGAATTTCATTACCAGTATTATAAGTTTAAGGCCAAGGAACTGGATCAGTTTTATTTCATTCGTGGGGCAAGTTTGGAGGGCTTGCTTAGTGCGGAACTTCCTGAGGTAGATTCCAGTTTTGGGACCAGTCAGGATTATTTGGTGTCTAAGTTTATGGCCTATGAACTGCTTCAGCAGCATTTGGTGGAACTGGTACAATCACCTGAGAGCGTGGTTTCTGGGACTGGACTCAAGAGTCGTAAAGGAATCATTACCCGTTGGACCGGGGATAGCTGTAATTTGATTGAGTTGATTTATGGGATTCATGATACCGCCCAGGTGAATAATGGAGAGGTAGATCTCTCAGATTTAATGGATGTGTTTGAGCAATGTTTTCAGGTTAACCTCAGTCGATATTTCAGGCGTTTTACTGAGATTAAACGACGTAAAAGCATGAGTAAAACCCGGTTTTTAGATCAAATGCGTGAGGCGATTAATAAACGAATTGATGACGGGGATGCTTATCATCCTCCGCTAAGAAAACAAGATTCTCAGCAGGATTAA
- a CDS encoding SusC/RagA family TonB-linked outer membrane protein, translating into MKKTILLIVVATLCTFFCTKAQTIYHLSGIIKDENGLPLPGATIKIKETSIKASSDKNGKFTISTPSTKVTLQISFLGYQPKDLTLTKASISLEIQLKPDQNSLNEIQVIGYGTTTKRLNTGSVSTITAKQIEEQPVTNILSALSGRMPGVFVQTTNGLPGGNINIQIRGTGSIAAGTNPLYIVDGVPFESSIIDPSSLIGTGNMSGAINPLNSINPADIESINVLKDADATAIYGSRGTNGVVLITTKRGSGEITKTSISLSRGINQSTNLAKLLNLQDYLQIRREAFTNTNQTPTITNAPDLLLWDQNQDINWPDYLFGNNAENTDLQASLTGGSGHTTFNTSVNYHQESNVISDLARYTRGGLHFNLNHRSADQKFQLQLTNSIILDNNRSPNLQGASSGLLLPPNFPLINTSGNYQWRGTNPLAEMNATTTAKTDNIITNINLSYELFNNLNFKLSTGYSKINTNQVQLFPMRSLSPGSTNYTQYGQNSNQAYLVEPQINYQKKINNSQLSVLLGGTYQEKLGRDLFLRSSDYSNEELMEDIASAATVEIRSNNNTNYKYLSIFGRATYNLNSKYILNLTFRRDGSSKFGDGNRFGNFGAIGAAWLFGEEQFLKDHLDFLSFGKLRSSYGTTGNDQIADYQYLSTYSSQGYAYEGISTLNPSRIHNANFHWETTRKLEFALETGFLKNRILFNLNYYRNRSKDQLVQYNLPVITGFASYQANLPAIVQNTGWELELTTVNLQNHNIKWSSTFNLTIPKNKLVSFQNIEDSGYAQTLVVGYDITRIYGYQFLGINPQKGNASYGDQNGLSSQSPYYFNTIGKRTPDFYGGFGNTITYHNFSIDLFFQFAKQMLSGGLRSSPGLLINNYAFIKERWQQPGDITNVPKASTIFDSYYANSSANYFDSSYLRLKNVAISYRLPTELTSKMKLQTLNLFLRGQNLVTFWNNNNPLMDPESGALSATQRNIPPIKSLVIGFNLTF; encoded by the coding sequence ATGAAAAAAACGATACTATTAATCGTAGTGGCCACGCTTTGCACATTTTTTTGCACAAAAGCGCAAACCATCTATCACCTATCGGGAATAATTAAGGATGAAAATGGCCTACCTCTTCCTGGTGCTACTATCAAAATAAAGGAAACTAGCATAAAGGCATCATCGGACAAAAATGGAAAATTTACTATTTCTACTCCTTCAACAAAGGTAACCTTACAAATAAGTTTTCTCGGTTATCAGCCTAAAGATCTAACACTTACAAAGGCCTCTATCTCCCTTGAAATACAATTAAAACCAGATCAAAATTCACTAAATGAAATTCAGGTCATTGGTTATGGTACAACGACCAAACGATTGAATACAGGCAGTGTTTCTACTATTACGGCTAAACAAATAGAGGAACAGCCTGTTACCAATATTCTTTCCGCATTATCTGGACGAATGCCTGGCGTATTTGTCCAAACCACCAATGGGCTCCCTGGTGGAAACATCAATATACAAATTAGAGGAACTGGTTCCATTGCCGCAGGCACAAACCCTTTATATATAGTAGATGGTGTTCCTTTTGAATCTTCAATAATTGATCCTAGCTCATTAATTGGAACTGGAAATATGTCAGGAGCAATTAACCCGTTAAACAGTATTAATCCTGCAGATATTGAAAGTATTAATGTACTTAAAGATGCTGATGCAACGGCAATTTATGGAAGTAGGGGCACTAATGGAGTAGTTTTAATTACCACAAAAAGAGGTAGTGGAGAAATAACGAAAACCAGTATAAGCCTAAGTAGAGGCATAAACCAGTCTACGAACCTTGCTAAACTATTAAACCTTCAAGACTATCTTCAAATCAGAAGAGAAGCCTTTACCAATACCAATCAAACTCCTACGATAACCAATGCACCTGACCTTTTGCTATGGGATCAAAACCAAGACATCAACTGGCCGGATTATTTATTCGGAAACAACGCGGAAAACACAGATTTACAGGCAAGTTTAACAGGCGGCTCTGGGCATACTACTTTTAATACTTCAGTAAATTATCATCAAGAAAGTAATGTAATTTCTGATTTAGCAAGATACACTCGAGGTGGATTGCATTTTAACCTTAACCATCGTTCAGCTGATCAAAAATTCCAACTGCAACTCACCAACTCAATTATACTTGACAATAATAGAAGTCCAAATCTTCAGGGGGCTAGTTCTGGCTTACTATTACCTCCCAATTTCCCTTTAATAAATACATCAGGAAATTATCAATGGCGCGGCACTAATCCCTTAGCAGAAATGAATGCTACTACTACAGCTAAAACGGACAACATCATTACCAATATTAACCTTAGTTATGAATTATTTAATAATCTGAACTTTAAACTGAGTACCGGATATAGTAAAATCAACACCAATCAGGTACAGCTTTTTCCGATGCGATCTCTTTCTCCTGGATCGACAAACTATACCCAGTATGGACAAAATTCAAACCAAGCATACCTTGTAGAACCTCAGATTAACTATCAAAAGAAAATTAACAATAGCCAACTAAGTGTGCTTTTGGGAGGAACATATCAGGAAAAATTAGGTAGGGATTTGTTTTTAAGAAGCAGTGATTATAGTAATGAAGAGTTGATGGAAGACATTGCATCCGCTGCAACAGTTGAAATTAGATCAAACAATAATACCAATTATAAATACCTCTCTATATTTGGACGGGCGACCTATAACCTCAACAGTAAATATATTTTAAACCTCACTTTTAGACGTGATGGCTCATCTAAATTTGGGGACGGAAACCGCTTTGGAAACTTTGGTGCTATCGGCGCAGCATGGCTGTTTGGAGAAGAACAATTCCTAAAAGACCATCTTGACTTCTTAAGTTTCGGAAAATTGAGGTCAAGTTATGGAACTACAGGAAACGACCAAATTGCAGACTACCAATACTTATCAACCTATTCCAGCCAAGGTTATGCCTATGAAGGCATCTCTACTTTGAATCCATCTCGTATCCATAATGCAAATTTTCATTGGGAAACCACGAGAAAGTTAGAATTTGCTCTAGAAACAGGTTTTTTGAAAAATAGAATCTTATTCAACCTCAACTACTACAGAAACCGCAGTAAAGACCAATTGGTACAATATAACCTACCAGTAATCACTGGTTTTGCATCCTACCAGGCTAACCTTCCAGCAATAGTTCAAAATACAGGATGGGAACTAGAACTTACAACAGTTAATCTCCAAAACCACAACATCAAATGGAGTAGCACCTTTAATCTCACTATACCCAAAAACAAATTAGTTAGTTTCCAAAACATTGAGGACTCAGGCTATGCACAAACTTTGGTTGTTGGCTATGACATTACCAGAATTTATGGATATCAATTCTTAGGTATAAATCCTCAAAAAGGCAACGCCAGTTATGGTGATCAGAATGGCCTCTCTAGTCAATCACCTTATTATTTTAATACCATAGGTAAACGCACTCCAGATTTCTACGGTGGTTTTGGCAATACCATAACTTACCACAATTTTTCAATAGACTTGTTTTTCCAGTTTGCAAAGCAAATGTTATCTGGTGGACTCCGGTCCTCTCCTGGTCTTTTAATCAATAATTATGCTTTTATAAAAGAAAGGTGGCAACAACCTGGTGACATCACCAATGTACCTAAGGCAAGTACCATTTTTGATTCATATTACGCCAACTCGTCTGCAAATTATTTTGATTCTTCATACCTAAGATTAAAAAATGTAGCCATTAGTTACAGGTTGCCGACCGAGCTGACATCAAAAATGAAGTTACAAACGCTCAACCTATTTTTAAGGGGGCAAAACCTAGTTACGTTCTGGAACAATAATAATCCCCTGATGGATCCAGAATCCGGAGCACTATCAGCAACCCAAAGGAACATCCCTCCTATAAAATCCCTTGTCATCGGTTTTAACCTTACATTTTAA
- a CDS encoding DUF4133 domain-containing protein, whose translation MGSVYTINRGVSKPIVFKGLKAQYIAYLAIGLVLLLILFAILYICGVGLMLVLPLILGLGAGLFFMVFRLSHRFGEHGLKKYWARRSVPRTLKFRNRGLFIRLKGGARW comes from the coding sequence ATGGGCAGCGTATATACGATTAACAGAGGGGTTTCCAAGCCTATTGTATTTAAAGGGCTAAAGGCGCAGTACATCGCTTATTTAGCGATTGGGCTGGTGCTACTGCTCATTTTATTTGCCATACTGTATATCTGCGGAGTTGGTTTGATGCTGGTTTTGCCCTTAATTCTGGGCCTCGGAGCTGGGTTGTTTTTTATGGTGTTCCGCTTGAGTCATCGGTTTGGGGAACATGGGCTTAAAAAATATTGGGCAAGGCGGAGTGTACCTCGCACTTTGAAGTTTAGAAATAGGGGACTGTTTATTCGATTGAAAGGAGGAGCAAGATGGTAG
- a CDS encoding Crp/Fnr family transcriptional regulator has protein sequence MISILQKVTPMDIDFMLTTLGFITPLSQQLQERFTAQIQQETVRKRTILLRQGEICRRIYFIKEGFARCYFLDKQGKECTTWFFNEGDFMISVHSFYTQKPAYENIEILEDCILQSISWLQIQAIYADTREGNHIGRVMSERYQIQSEERFILHRDSNPTERYKLLLDHYPGIEQKTTQTNIASYLGISRETLCRLKGKKLRCDINQKNSI, from the coding sequence TTGATTTCGATCCTACAGAAAGTAACTCCTATGGATATTGATTTCATGCTAACTACTCTGGGATTTATTACCCCATTATCTCAGCAATTGCAAGAACGTTTTACCGCACAAATTCAACAAGAGACCGTAAGAAAAAGAACCATTTTACTCCGCCAGGGAGAAATCTGCAGGCGCATTTATTTTATAAAGGAGGGCTTCGCCAGGTGCTATTTTCTTGACAAACAAGGGAAAGAATGCACTACATGGTTTTTTAATGAGGGTGATTTCATGATTTCAGTACATAGTTTCTATACCCAGAAACCCGCTTACGAAAACATAGAAATATTGGAAGATTGCATCTTGCAATCTATCAGCTGGTTACAGATTCAAGCGATCTATGCAGATACCAGGGAAGGCAATCATATTGGAAGAGTAATGAGTGAACGTTACCAAATACAAAGCGAAGAAAGATTTATTTTACATCGGGACTCCAATCCCACAGAACGCTACAAACTTCTGCTAGACCACTACCCTGGAATAGAACAAAAAACCACCCAGACCAATATCGCCTCCTACCTTGGCATCAGCAGAGAAACACTTTGCAGACTAAAAGGAAAAAAGTTAAGGTGTGATATAAATCAAAAAAACTCTATTTAA
- a CDS encoding conjugal transfer protein TraI: MKKYMVVLPISTMMLFVALPLGASAQIAVLEVIKAGVKKVIKAVDLKIQRLQNETIWLQNAQKVLENQLSKLKLGEIADWTSRQKDLYSNYYQELWEIKSAITYYKRIKELTTKQIAIVDEYRWAWKLFQQDQHFSPEELSYMEKVYAGILDESIKNLDQLLLVVNSFKTQMSDAARLEIINTAADQMDINFSDLKKFNTGNIQMSLSRSKSLDEVATLKEIYGVVQ; encoded by the coding sequence ATGAAAAAATACATGGTGGTTTTGCCGATCAGTACCATGATGCTGTTTGTCGCTTTGCCTTTAGGGGCGAGTGCACAGATAGCAGTTTTGGAAGTGATCAAGGCGGGAGTAAAAAAGGTCATTAAGGCGGTAGACTTAAAGATCCAACGCTTACAGAATGAAACGATTTGGTTGCAAAATGCCCAAAAGGTATTGGAGAACCAGCTGTCTAAGCTAAAGTTAGGAGAGATCGCAGATTGGACTTCACGACAAAAGGATTTATATAGTAATTATTATCAGGAATTATGGGAGATCAAATCTGCTATCACTTATTATAAACGGATTAAAGAACTAACGACAAAACAAATAGCCATTGTGGACGAGTACAGATGGGCTTGGAAGCTATTCCAGCAGGATCAGCATTTTTCCCCTGAAGAGTTGAGTTATATGGAAAAGGTATATGCAGGAATTTTGGATGAGAGCATTAAAAACTTGGATCAGCTTCTTTTGGTGGTGAATTCTTTTAAGACCCAAATGAGTGATGCGGCAAGGTTGGAGATAATTAATACTGCTGCGGATCAAATGGACATTAATTTTTCGGACCTGAAAAAATTCAATACCGGGAATATCCAGATGAGTTTGAGCAGGTCTAAATCCCTGGATGAGGTCGCCACTTTAAAAGAGATTTATGGTGTTGTGCAATAA